The Streptomyces sp. DG1A-41 genomic sequence ACCACCATCGACCCGGCCAGCACCAGACGCCGCACACCCGCCTCCGCCATGGCGGCGAGCAGCACGGCGGTGGCGAGGTCGTTGTGCGAGACGTACTCCGCCGCGTCGGCGACCCCGTCGCCGAGCCCGACCTTCGCGGCCTGGTGACACACGGCGTCCACACCGGCCAGGGCACGTCCGACGGCCGCCGGGTCCCGCACGTCGGCGCCGGCGTCCTCCCGCACGTCGAACACGACCGCCTCGTGCCCGCGTTCCCGGAGGACAGCGACCACAGGGGACCCGATGAACCCGGCACCGCCGGTGACCAGTACGCGCATACGGCCACGCTAGGCCCGCGACCTCGCCGCACCACGGGAGCGCGCCCGTACGTCACGACTCCGTAAGGTCGCGCGCGGTCACAGCGAGGCGGTCTGCGACGCGGTCGCCCACGTGAACCCGTCCGGGTCGGTGAAGGGCCCGGCGTCGCCGTTGATCGTGAGCCGGTGCGACCCGGTGCCGTCGGGAGAGACGCCGACGAGCTTGGCCAGGCCCCGGTGCTTGTACAGCGCCAGCTTGACCGGGCCCGGCCCGGTCTCGAACTCGACGTACTTGCTGCCGAAGCTCTTCGCCACGGAGAGACCGTGCTCGACGTAGAACCGCTTGCTCCCGGCCATGTCCGCGACCCCCAGCAGGAGTACGATCTCGTCGATCCGCCGGGTGGCCGGCCCGGTGTTCTTCTTCGACGACGACGCGATCTGCCAGATCGTCCCGTCCGGGGCCTGTACGACGCCCCCGTAACCCCACAGCGACTTGGCGGCGGGCTTAAGCGTCGTGGCACCGGCGTCCACGGCGGCGCCGACGAGGGCGTCGACATCGGCCGGCTGCGCCACCACGAGCGACAGCGTGAACCCGCGAAACCCGGTCGCGGGAGCTTCCGAGCCCCGCACACGTACCTCACTGCCCAGCCCGAACGCGCTGCTGTAGAAGCTGCGGGCGACGGCGGGGTCGGCCACCTCGAGGGTGACGGATTCGATGGAAGTCATGACACCGACGCTAGGCGCGGCACGAGCCCCGCGCTTCTCGAATCCTGACCGGAACGAAGAACCGGAACGAAGAACCGGAACGAAGAACACGTCGGGGAAACCCGTCGTCAGCGCACAGGCCGCCGCCCCGCGTGCCGGGACAGCCGTACCGCGAAGAAGATCACGTCGACGGCGAGGAGCACGATGCCGATGGCCAGGAGATAGCCCAGGCCCTCCGCTGCCAGACCGATGATCCCCAGTACGACGGCCACGAGGACGACCAGAAGGAAGAGCGCCATCACCGCGGACCACCTCTCCTGTGCCACGTGCGTACGGTCACCGGCGGGCGAGCCGGCGTTCGCCCCCGCTCCCGGCCGGTACGGCATGCCGTAGTGCTGGAAGATCTCCTCCTCCTGCTCGGCCGGCAGCACGTCGTCGGTCCCGATCGACGGGGCTTTGCGCACCTGTCCCCTGGCGTAGGAGACCTTGACGTAACCCGGTCCGACAACGGCGTCGGCGAGCGGGACGAAGACCAGGCGGCGGCGTGCGGGCAGCCCGGTCCGGACGGTGGCCATGGCCGGTTCGTCGGTGGCCGTGTCCACGTAGACCGCTTCGAGCATGCCGATCTTGCGCTGCTCCGGATCGACCACGTCACGGTCGCGCCATTCGCGGATGTCGGCTGAACGGATCATGCCGTGCTCCCTGTCTGGTCCCGCCAGTTCACCCTACTCCGGCCCGGGCCGGAGTACCGTGGGGAGAGCGAGCACTTTTCGCATGCCGGAATTTTGACCGGTTGCGAACACCGCACGCCATCCGTCCTCACATGGGCAGCCCGTGACCCCGGCCGCGCCATTCGCATCCAGGCCGAGGAGCCACGTATGCCATCGCCTCCCAGCCCGACCACGCCCACGACGGTCACACCGTCGGACCCCGCCCCGCCGCCTCAGGCCTACGACGGGACGTCCCCCTTCCCGCCGGACGGCCCGGCGCCCGCCCGCGACGGCGGTGACCGGCTGTACGTCACGGTGACGGCGGTGATCGTCGTCCTGCCGTTCGTGGCGATCGGCCTCGCCGGCTGGCTGCTGTGGGGGAGCCTCATCCATCCCGCCGACATCGTGCTCGCGCTCGTCCTGTACACGATCACGGGTCTCGGCGTCACCGTCGGCTTCCACCGCGGCCTCACCCACGGCGGCTACCGGGCCGCCCGCCCCGTGCGCATCGCGCTCGCGGTGGCCGGGTCGATGAGTTTCCAGGGCGACGTCATCGGCTGGGTCGCCACCCACCGCCGACACCACGCCTTCACCGACCGGCCGGGCGACCCTCACTCCCCGTACCGCTACGGCACGCATCTGCGAGGCCAGTTGCGCGGACTGCTGCACGCGCACGTCGGCTGGCTGTTCCGCAACGACCGCACACCCGCCGACCGGTACGCCCCCGACCTCCTCGCCGACCGCGACATCCGTGCCGTCTCCCGCGCCTTCCCGGCGCTGTGCGTCCTCACGCTCGCCCTGCCGTTCGGACTGGGCTGGGCCATCGGCGGCACATGGCTGTACGGCGTGACCGCCCTGCTGTGGGCGGGACTCGTGCGCATCGCGCTGCTCCACCACGTCACCTGGAGCGTGAACTCCCTCTGCCACCTGATCGGTGAGCGCCCGTTCCGCACCCGCCGCCACGACCGGGCCACCAACCTGTGGCCGCTCGCCCTGCTCTCGTTCGGCGAGAGCTGGCACAACCTCCACCACGCCGACCCCACCAGCGCCCGCCACGGCGTCGACCGCGGCCAGGTCGACCCCTCCGCCGCCTTCATCCGCCTCCTCGAACGCCTCGGCTGGGTGCGCGACGTGCGCTGGCCGACCGCGGAGCGGGTCGCGGACCGCCGCGTCTGACACCGCCCACCCGCCCCTCATGACGTCGGCAGGAGCCCTCATGACCACCGCACTACAGCCCCCGCTTCCCTCCCACCCGGTCCTCCGGCTGCGTCTCGCACCCCGCAGTGGCATGCCCCGGCCCATCGACGGGGCGTGGTGGCCCCGCTCGTACGACCTGCTCGCGGAACTCCCGTCGCTGCTCTCCGGGTTGCCCCGGGCATGGGGCCACATCACCAGCGTCACCGTCAACGGGGCGACGTGGTCCGCGGCACCCGGCCGGATGCTCGTCTTCAACCAGGTCGTACGACTGCACAGGGCCCTCGCGGCGTCCTCCCCGCACACCGTCGTCCTGCTCGCCCCCGGCCGGGGCCGCTGGGACCTGCTGGTCGTGCCGCCGGATACGACCGAGGAGGCCGCGGAACCGCTCATGACGGCCGCGGCGAGCGATCAGGTGTGACCGCACAACGGCCGGTGCGGGCCCGTTCCGCCGTCATGAGCGCGGTCGCGGTCATCGGCGCGCCGGTGTCCGCACTGGCCGCTGTCATCAGCCGGGCGGCCGAGGGGGCGCCGGTCTCCGGGGGGATCACCAGGAGGTCCCAGCGGCCGGCGGTGTAGGAGAGCAGGAGAATCTCGTGGGGATC encodes the following:
- a CDS encoding DUF5994 family protein, with product MTTALQPPLPSHPVLRLRLAPRSGMPRPIDGAWWPRSYDLLAELPSLLSGLPRAWGHITSVTVNGATWSAAPGRMLVFNQVVRLHRALAASSPHTVVLLAPGRGRWDLLVVPPDTTEEAAEPLMTAAASDQV
- a CDS encoding glyoxalase, with the translated sequence MTSIESVTLEVADPAVARSFYSSAFGLGSEVRVRGSEAPATGFRGFTLSLVVAQPADVDALVGAAVDAGATTLKPAAKSLWGYGGVVQAPDGTIWQIASSSKKNTGPATRRIDEIVLLLGVADMAGSKRFYVEHGLSVAKSFGSKYVEFETGPGPVKLALYKHRGLAKLVGVSPDGTGSHRLTINGDAGPFTDPDGFTWATASQTASL
- a CDS encoding acyl-CoA desaturase, whose protein sequence is MPSPPSPTTPTTVTPSDPAPPPQAYDGTSPFPPDGPAPARDGGDRLYVTVTAVIVVLPFVAIGLAGWLLWGSLIHPADIVLALVLYTITGLGVTVGFHRGLTHGGYRAARPVRIALAVAGSMSFQGDVIGWVATHRRHHAFTDRPGDPHSPYRYGTHLRGQLRGLLHAHVGWLFRNDRTPADRYAPDLLADRDIRAVSRAFPALCVLTLALPFGLGWAIGGTWLYGVTALLWAGLVRIALLHHVTWSVNSLCHLIGERPFRTRRHDRATNLWPLALLSFGESWHNLHHADPTSARHGVDRGQVDPSAAFIRLLERLGWVRDVRWPTAERVADRRV